A window from Heteronotia binoei isolate CCM8104 ecotype False Entrance Well chromosome 15, APGP_CSIRO_Hbin_v1, whole genome shotgun sequence encodes these proteins:
- the LOC132583850 gene encoding olfactory receptor 10A4-like, with protein MRQTEKTEENQTTVTEFILVGFSNHPELQAPLFIIFLLVYTITLTGNVLIILITTLDSALQSPMYFFLRNLSSLEICFNLVIVPKMLVNFLTENKTISYNGCAAQMYFFFFFGAAECCLLAAMAYDRYIAICNPLRYPDIMNQKACFQLAGASWFSGFPVSTVQTTWIFSLPFCGPNIVNHFFCDSPPVLELACADTHMFEIEALTATVLFIMFPFLLILLTYVRIITTILRMPSAEGRHKAFSTCSSHLVVVTLFYGTATSTYFRPKSTYSPDTKKILSLSYTVLTPMLNPIIYSLRNKEVKGALKRTLGRRIFVQQK; from the coding sequence ATGAGACAAACAGAAAAAACTGAAGAGAATCAGACTACTGTCACAGAATTCATTCTTGTTGGGTTTTCTAATCATCCTGAGCTCCAAGCTCCTCTTTTCATCATCTTCCTTCTGGTGTACACTATAACTCTGACCGGAAATGTCCTCATTATTCTCATCACAACATTGGACTCTGCCCTTCAGAGCCCCATGTACTTCTTCCTCCGAAACTTGTCTTCTTTGGAAATCTGCTTCAATTTGGTCATTGTCCCCAAAATGTTGGTGAACTTCTTGACAGAGAACAAGACCATCTCCTATAATGGTTGTGCTGCACAAatgtatttcttctttttctttggtgCTGCGGAGTGCTGCCTTCTTGCTGCGATGGCATATGACCGTTATATTGCCATCTGCAACCCATTACGTTATCCTGATATCATGAACCAAAAAGCTTGCTTCCAACTGGCTGGTGCTTCATGGTTCTCAGGTTTCCCTGTGTCAACTGTCCAGACCACATGGATATTCAGCTTGCCATTTTGTGGACCCAACATAGTCAATCACTTCTTTTGTGACAGTCCTCCAGTACTAGAACTAGCCTGTGCTGATACCCACATGTTTGAAATTGAAGCTCTCACAGCCACAGTACTATTCATCATGTTTCCTTTCCTGTTAATCCTTCTCACTTATGTCCGCATCATCACTACCATCCTGAGAATGCCATCTGCAGAAGGCAGGCACAAAGCCTTCTCAACCTGTTCATCTCACCTTGTGGTGGTGACTCTGTTTTATGGCACAGCCACATCGACCTACTTCAGACCCAAATCTACTTACTCTCCAGACACAAAGAAgatcctctctctctcctacACTGTCCTCACCCCCATGTTAAATCCTATCATCTACAGCTTGAGGAACAAGGAAGTCAAAGGTGCATTGAAGCGAACACTGGGCAGGAGAATATTTGTGCAGcaaaaataa